One part of the Amyelois transitella isolate CPQ chromosome 10, ilAmyTran1.1, whole genome shotgun sequence genome encodes these proteins:
- the LOC106136363 gene encoding uncharacterized protein LOC106136363 — protein MFKVTFIVVALAVSTLSAELSPSYASLEKNAPFKPDLKTAPANQVEAKPELEHPIYRPEEHKKEGRVKIQPVRPQGSSLNHDRMLSDQPIEATTEVNRIDNLAIPNYGFVANPVEVAYPDIPYAPGYGYDNGYSGPHGYEMYANNPSNYYLEPDTSTFGLLWSQVPDSRTLVSYVGRTISWIFGSMFTLFLGSLLTVGVCTYTNLCSIAFHGVGPIHEEMRALMSPERLERISNAADFVKTAIDKYQKIQKVTDSVPGRQKRAIFNF, from the exons atgTTCAAGGTGACGTTTATAGTTGTGGCTCTAGCCGTTTCCACACTTTCCGCCGAGCTCTCGCCTTCATATGCCAGTCTAGAAAAAAATGCTCCTTTCAAACCAGACTTGAAGACTGCACCAGCGAATCAGGTGGAAGCTAAGCCTGAGCTAGAACATCCTATATATAGACCTGAAGAGCATAAGAAAGAAGGACGAGTCAAAATTCAGCCTGTCCGACCACAAGGATCTAGTTTGAATCATGATAGAATGCTGTCTGATCAACCTATTGAAGCCACTACTGAAGTCAATAGAATA gaTAATTTAGCTATTCCAAATTATGGATTTGTTGCCAATCCGGTTGAAGTGGCATATCCAGATATTCCATACGCCCCAGGATATGGTTACGACAATGGATATTCTGGACCCCATGG ctaCGAAATGTATGCCAATAACCCCAGTAATTACTATTTGGAACCCGATACGTCTACTTTTGGATTACTGTGGAGCCAAGTACCGGACTCAAGG acaTTAGTAAGCTATGTTGGGAGGACAATTTCTTGGATTTTTGGCAGCATGTTCACTCTTTTCCTTGGTTCATTATTAACCGTTGGAGTCTGTACGTATACAAACTTATGCTCCATCGCTTTTCACGGGGTCGGACCAATCCATGAGGAAATGAGAGCTCTTATGTCACCAGAAAGATTGGAAAGAATTAGTAATGCAGCCGATTTTGTGAAGACAGCCATAGATAAATACCAGAAAATCCAAAAAGTTACTGATTCCGTTCCTGGCAGACAAAAGAgagctatttttaatttttga
- the LOC106136400 gene encoding uncharacterized protein LOC106136400 isoform X1 yields MVKLSRLQLSRAWVVYIHMMASTLFFVVLIYSTSVMAALPSYPVYLLPEHRSNVRPPANTERISTSSYDFQIVPSDQYPVTEYINPPETSLIEIISYPITALTTVASKALSVGKWIIVNGAMVFLGMALVIGFCAFTPYCTLIIEKPLSAEFRDFSIPYLDDIEYYFTQAYNKYKSMQNSL; encoded by the exons ATGGTGAAACTTTCTCGACTACAACTCTCTCGTGCTTGGGtggtttatatacatatg ATGGCTTCTACTTTATTCTTCGTTGTCCTGATATACAGCACCAGTGTGATGGCAGCTCTACCATCATACCCAGTCTACCTTCTTCCTGAACACAGATCAAATGTAAGACCGCCGGCGAATACGGAAAGGATATCTACCAGTTCTTATGA ctTCCAAATAGTACCCAGTGACCAATATCCAGTTACTGAATACATCAATCCACCAGAAACATCACTAATCGAGATTATTTCTTATCCAATC ACAGCCCTAACTACTGTTGCTTCAAAGGCTCTCTCGGTCGGCAAGTGGATCATCGTTAATGGAGCTATGGTCTTCCTAGGGATGGCCCTGGTCATCGGCTTCTGTGCATTCACCCCCTACTGTACCCTAATCATTGAGAAACCACTCTCTGCGGAGTTCCGTGACTTTAGCATTCCTTATCTAGATGATATAGAGTACTATTTCACTCAAgcttataataagtataaatcaATGCAAAATTCgttataa
- the LOC106136400 gene encoding uncharacterized protein LOC106136400 isoform X2, which yields MASTLFFVVLIYSTSVMAALPSYPVYLLPEHRSNVRPPANTERISTSSYDFQIVPSDQYPVTEYINPPETSLIEIISYPITALTTVASKALSVGKWIIVNGAMVFLGMALVIGFCAFTPYCTLIIEKPLSAEFRDFSIPYLDDIEYYFTQAYNKYKSMQNSL from the exons ATGGCTTCTACTTTATTCTTCGTTGTCCTGATATACAGCACCAGTGTGATGGCAGCTCTACCATCATACCCAGTCTACCTTCTTCCTGAACACAGATCAAATGTAAGACCGCCGGCGAATACGGAAAGGATATCTACCAGTTCTTATGA ctTCCAAATAGTACCCAGTGACCAATATCCAGTTACTGAATACATCAATCCACCAGAAACATCACTAATCGAGATTATTTCTTATCCAATC ACAGCCCTAACTACTGTTGCTTCAAAGGCTCTCTCGGTCGGCAAGTGGATCATCGTTAATGGAGCTATGGTCTTCCTAGGGATGGCCCTGGTCATCGGCTTCTGTGCATTCACCCCCTACTGTACCCTAATCATTGAGAAACCACTCTCTGCGGAGTTCCGTGACTTTAGCATTCCTTATCTAGATGATATAGAGTACTATTTCACTCAAgcttataataagtataaatcaATGCAAAATTCgttataa